A window of Streptomyces gilvosporeus contains these coding sequences:
- a CDS encoding DJ-1/PfpI family protein, translating into MQIAILLFDRFTTLDAAGPYETLSRLPGAETVFVAERTGTHRTDLGSLGMVADAVLADVTEPDILVVPGGPGQIAHMDNGALHEWIRAVDAHTTWTTSVCSGSLLLGAAGLLKGRRATSHWLALEQLRGLGAEPTGERVVFDGKYVTAAGVSSGIDMGLALAGRIAGDAVAQSIQLGIEYDPQPPYDAGSPDKAPAEITAAMRELSRFVLAGETQSAPEK; encoded by the coding sequence ATGCAGATCGCCATCCTCCTCTTCGACCGCTTCACCACCCTGGACGCCGCCGGCCCGTACGAGACCCTCAGCCGGCTGCCGGGCGCCGAGACGGTGTTCGTCGCCGAGCGGACCGGCACCCACCGCACCGACCTCGGCTCCCTCGGCATGGTCGCCGACGCCGTGCTCGCCGACGTCACCGAGCCCGACATCCTCGTCGTGCCCGGCGGGCCGGGGCAGATCGCGCACATGGACAACGGTGCGCTGCACGAGTGGATCCGCGCCGTGGACGCCCACACCACCTGGACGACTTCCGTGTGCAGCGGCTCCCTGCTGCTGGGCGCGGCGGGCCTCCTCAAGGGCCGCCGCGCCACCTCCCACTGGCTGGCGTTGGAGCAGCTGCGGGGGCTGGGGGCCGAGCCCACGGGGGAGCGGGTGGTCTTCGACGGCAAGTACGTCACGGCGGCCGGCGTCTCGTCCGGTATCGACATGGGGCTGGCCCTGGCCGGCCGGATCGCCGGGGACGCCGTCGCCCAGTCGATCCAGCTCGGCATCGAGTACGACCCGCAGCCGCCGTACGACGCGGGTTCCCCTGACAAGGCCCCGGCCGAGATCACCGCGGCCATGCGCGAACTGAGCCGTTTCGTGCTCGCCGGGGAGACGCAGAGCGCTCCGGAGAAGTAG
- a CDS encoding enoyl-CoA hydratase/isomerase family protein, which produces MEPGLKTHVSDGTATVTISNLGKRNAMTVPMWRELPPLLERLAGDRGVRQLVLTGEGTTFCAGADIGALREGAGESQGLAVAAEEALAAFPGPTLAVIRGYCVGGGCQLAAACDLRFAEEGALFGVTPAKLGVVYPASATRRLVRLIGPSAAKYLLFSGELIDGARALRTGLVDEVLPEGELDKRVADFTAVLAGRSLLTQTAAKEFADGTWDVSPDEAEERGAYWAAQARESGDTVEGAAAFLERRAPRFTWPAG; this is translated from the coding sequence ATGGAACCGGGCCTGAAAACGCATGTCAGCGACGGCACAGCGACCGTCACCATAAGCAACCTCGGCAAGCGCAACGCGATGACCGTCCCGATGTGGCGGGAGCTTCCGCCGCTGCTGGAACGGCTGGCGGGCGACCGTGGCGTACGGCAGCTGGTGCTGACGGGCGAGGGCACGACCTTCTGCGCGGGAGCGGACATCGGGGCGCTGCGGGAGGGGGCGGGCGAGTCCCAGGGGCTGGCGGTGGCGGCCGAGGAGGCGCTGGCGGCGTTCCCCGGGCCGACGCTGGCGGTGATCCGCGGGTACTGCGTGGGCGGCGGCTGCCAGCTGGCGGCCGCCTGCGATCTGCGGTTCGCGGAGGAGGGGGCGCTGTTCGGGGTGACTCCGGCGAAGCTGGGGGTCGTCTATCCGGCGTCCGCCACCCGGCGGCTGGTCCGGCTGATCGGGCCCTCGGCCGCCAAGTACCTCTTGTTCTCGGGGGAGTTGATCGACGGCGCGCGGGCGCTGCGCACGGGGCTGGTGGACGAGGTGCTGCCCGAGGGCGAGTTGGACAAGCGGGTCGCGGACTTCACCGCCGTACTGGCCGGCCGGTCGCTGCTGACGCAGACCGCGGCCAAGGAGTTCGCGGACGGGACGTGGGACGTTTCGCCCGACGAGGCCGAGGAGCGCGGCGCGTACTGGGCCGCGCAGGCGCGCGAGAGCGGCGACACCGTGGAGGGTGCCGCCGCCTTCCTGGAGCGCCGGGCGCCGCGCTTCACCTGGCCCGCGGGGTAA
- a CDS encoding ABC-F family ATP-binding cassette domain-containing protein produces MSATLVAKDLAAGHGERVLFSGLDLVVAPGEVIGLVGANGAGKSTLLRLLAGLDTPEEGKLALSPPTATVGHLPQEPDRRPGESVREFLGRRTGVAEAQRALDATTQALAEERPGADDAYAVALERWLALGAADLDDRAEETAAQLGLTVGLDRPMTSLSGGQAARASLASLLLSRYDIFLLDEPTNDLDLDGLRRLETFVTGLRAGTVLVSHDREFLTRTVSRVVELDLAQQQVNTYGGGYTAYLEERERARRHAREEYEEYAETRAALETRAHTQRNWMEKGVRNARRKATDNDKIARKGRVEATEKQAAKAKQTQRLIERLEVVEEPRKEWELRMEIAAAPRAGAVVATLRGAEARRGDFRFGPVDLQVDWADRVAITGPNGSGKSTLLAALLGRLPLDAGHAALGPGVVVGEIDQARGQLLKGRSQGDEPLMDAFRACVPDLSPADVRTLLAKFGLKATHVLRPAHTLSPGERTRAALALLQGRGVNLLVLDEPTNHLDLPAIEQLESALASYPGTLLLVTHDRRMLDAVHTTRRIEVDGGRITDRQV; encoded by the coding sequence ATGTCAGCAACCCTTGTCGCCAAAGACCTCGCCGCCGGCCACGGCGAGCGCGTCCTGTTCTCCGGCCTCGATCTGGTCGTCGCCCCCGGCGAGGTGATCGGCCTCGTCGGCGCCAACGGCGCGGGCAAGTCCACGCTGCTGCGCCTCCTGGCCGGTCTGGACACCCCGGAGGAGGGCAAGCTCGCGCTCAGCCCGCCCACCGCGACCGTCGGCCATCTCCCGCAGGAGCCCGACCGCCGCCCGGGAGAGTCCGTACGGGAGTTCCTCGGCCGCCGCACCGGTGTCGCCGAGGCCCAGCGCGCGCTGGACGCCACGACCCAGGCGCTGGCCGAGGAGCGCCCCGGCGCGGACGACGCCTACGCCGTCGCCCTGGAGCGCTGGCTCGCGCTGGGCGCCGCCGACCTCGACGACCGCGCCGAGGAGACCGCCGCCCAGCTCGGCCTCACGGTCGGCCTCGACCGGCCGATGACCTCCCTGTCCGGTGGCCAGGCCGCCCGCGCCTCGCTCGCCTCGCTGCTGCTCTCGCGCTACGACATCTTCCTCCTGGACGAGCCCACCAACGACCTCGATCTGGACGGCCTGCGCCGCCTGGAGACCTTCGTCACCGGGCTGCGCGCCGGCACGGTCCTGGTCAGCCACGACCGCGAGTTCCTCACCCGTACCGTCAGCCGCGTCGTCGAGCTCGACCTCGCCCAGCAGCAGGTCAACACCTACGGCGGCGGCTACACCGCGTACCTGGAGGAGCGCGAGCGGGCCCGCCGGCACGCCCGCGAGGAGTACGAGGAGTACGCCGAGACCAGGGCCGCCCTGGAGACCCGCGCCCACACCCAGCGCAACTGGATGGAAAAGGGCGTCCGGAACGCCCGCCGCAAGGCCACCGACAACGACAAGATCGCCCGCAAGGGTCGGGTCGAGGCCACCGAGAAGCAGGCCGCCAAGGCCAAGCAGACCCAGCGGCTGATCGAGCGGCTGGAGGTCGTCGAGGAGCCGCGCAAGGAGTGGGAGCTGCGGATGGAGATCGCCGCGGCGCCCCGGGCGGGCGCGGTGGTGGCCACCCTGCGCGGCGCCGAGGCCCGCCGCGGCGACTTCCGCTTCGGCCCCGTGGACCTCCAAGTCGACTGGGCGGACCGGGTCGCCATCACGGGCCCCAACGGCTCCGGCAAATCCACCCTGCTCGCCGCCCTCCTCGGCCGGCTCCCGCTGGACGCCGGCCACGCCGCGCTCGGCCCCGGCGTGGTGGTCGGCGAGATCGACCAGGCGCGCGGTCAGCTCCTCAAGGGACGCAGCCAGGGGGACGAGCCCCTGATGGACGCCTTCCGGGCCTGCGTACCGGATCTCTCGCCCGCCGACGTCCGCACCCTGCTGGCGAAATTCGGCCTGAAAGCGACGCATGTGCTGCGCCCGGCGCACACCCTCTCGCCGGGTGAGCGGACCCGCGCCGCCCTGGCCCTCCTCCAGGGCCGCGGCGTCAATCTCCTCGTCCTGGACGAGCCCACCAACCACCTCGACCTCCCGGCCATCGAACAGCTGGAGTCGGCGCTCGCCTCGTATCCGGGCACGCTGCTGCTCGTCACCCACGACCGGCGGATGTTGGACGCGGTGCACACCACGCGCCGGATCGAGGTCGACGGCGGGCGGATCACGGACCGTCAGGTGTGA